The Bacteroides ovatus genomic interval GTAATCACCCGCTGACCTTCCAATTGGAGAATGGAATAATCCTTTAGTCCTTCAATAAAAAGAATATCACTGAAGTTTATCTTGATATAGCGTCGTTCCGATTTGATGAAGATATATTCTTCCTGTATCTCCTCCACTCTTTCGGCTGTTTCCGACAATAACAGTTTATGATATGCTATTGCCTTATTGACTGCTTTCAGAAAACGGTTCATTTCAATGGGCTTCACCAGATAATCAATGGCACTTACTTCATAACTATCGAGTGCATATTCCGCATACGCCGTTGTAAAGACAATCAACGTATTCACGGGAATGCTTTGCGCAAATTCTATTCCGGTAATTCCCGGCATCTGAATATCAAGGAAAATCAGATCAACCGTATATTCATTTATATAAGCGGACGCTGCGATAGCATTATTAAAGCTACCCACCAATGTCAGTTGTGGAATCTGCTCCACCAATGACTTCATACCTTTGCGAGCTACCGGCTCGTCATCAACAATAATACAATTCATAAGTTTAGATGTAAGTTGACATTATAAGTTGTTTCTTTATCTTCTATCTGTAGCGTATACCGTGATTCATAAAGTAAATCCAGTCTGCGTTTCACATTGGCCAACCCTATTCCCCCTTCCCGCTTAACAGGAACACGGGGCTTAGAATTTTCGCAACGAAACGTCAACTGTTTATTATGCACAGAAAAATAC includes:
- a CDS encoding LytR/AlgR family response regulator transcription factor; this encodes MNCIIVDDEPVARKGMKSLVEQIPQLTLVGSFNNAIAASAYINEYTVDLIFLDIQMPGITGIEFAQSIPVNTLIVFTTAYAEYALDSYEVSAIDYLVKPIEMNRFLKAVNKAIAYHKLLLSETAERVEEIQEEYIFIKSERRYIKINFSDILFIEGLKDYSILQLEGQRVITKMNLKNIHEQLPAKQFLRINKSYIVNTSRIDSFDTNDIFIKSYEIGIGGGNYKKTFFEEFVAKNLQKD